CGAGAATGTGGGCGACGCCGCCACGGCCCAGGCCATGGCGCAGTCCGTGACGGAGGCGCTGCGCCGCAACGGGTTCACGGTGGTGGACGGCAAAGCGCCAAGTCCCGCTGCCGTGCTGGCCATGCGCCTGACGGTGGATCCGGCCCGCGACGCCGTACGCCATGCGGCCTGGCAGATCCGCGTGCTGGGCCCCGATGGCGGCGAGCTGGCCCGCGACGCCTACACCAGCACCCTGGGCGCGACGCCCTCGCAGCAATCCCTGGTGGCGTTCTGCGAAGCGGCGGCGGTGTCCCAGATGGGCGCCCTGCGGGCTTCGCTGGCGCCCATCGCACCCAAAGTGGCGCAACGATGAGCCGGCGTTTCCGCATCGCGGTCCTGATGTGCCTGGCCGCGCCCGCCTGCCTGGCGGCGGGCGCCGATGTGGCTGCGCCCGCTGCGCCGCCGGGCGACGCGCCCGCCGGGCCGGCCGGCGCCGTGCGCGTGCTGGTCGCACCCGAAAAGGAAGCGACCCTGTTCAGCCAGGCGGTGGGCCGCATCCGCGACGTGGACGCCTCGCTGGGCTCCCGCTTCAAGGCGGGCGCGACGCTGGTCAGTTTCGATTGCGACGAACAGGCGGCGCGCATGAAGATGGCGCAGGCCGAACTGAGCGCCGCGCGCGAAACCCATAGCGCCAAGCTGCGCCTGCAAGGGCTGCAGTCCGCCGGCGAACTGGAGGTCTCGCTGGCCGCCGCGGCGGCGCAGAAAGCGGAAGCGCAGGTCAACCTGTATCGGGCCCAGCAGGCCTACTGCACCGTCAAAGCGCCGTTCGACGGCCGCGTGGTGAAGCTGCACGTAAAGGCCTACGAAGGCGTCAACCAGAACGCGCCTTTGCTGGACATCGTCAGCGATGGCCCGCTCAAGCTGCGCCTGAATGCGCCATCGTCCTGGCTGCGCTGGCTGAAGACGGGCAGCCCCTTCCGCGTACACATCGACGAAACCGGCAAGGATTACGCTGCCCGCGTCACGGCCGTCAACGGCCGCGTCGATGCGGTCAGCCAGTCGGTGGAGCTGGAAGGCGTCCTGACCGAAAGCGCCCCGGATCTGCTGCCGGGCATGAGCGGCATCGCGCATTTCACCGCGGGATCCTGAGCCCGCACACCCCCGGATGGATACGCCAGTCAACCCGATCGCCGTGCTGCTGCACCTGGAGCAGCGCGCGCAGCAGATGCGCACGCTGCCCGAACTGGGCTTCGTCATCGTCAACGAAACCTGGCAGTTGCTGCCTTACCGCCAGGCCGCCCTGTTCATGGCCGAACATGGCGACCGGGCCCGGCTCGCGCAGCTGTCCAGTCTGGCGACCCTGGGCGAAGACTCGCCCTATACGGTCTGGCTCAAGCGCGTGGGCGCGCACTGCTGGAAGACCTTGCGCGCCGCCGAGCCCGCCGCCCCATCGCTGCGGAAGCTGGATCCCGCCGGCCTGCCCGGCGGTCTGGCCGATGACTGGGCCGAATGGATGCCGCCGCACGTCTTCCTGCTGTCCCTGGTGGATCCAGCCGGACAGCGGCGCGGTTTTCTGCTGATCGGCGCGGACGAAGCGCCCACCGAATCCCAGCAGGCGCTGTTGACCCGGGCGGCGGCGACCTACGCCTATTGCATCGGCGCGCTGGCAAGGCAACGTCCCGCCCTGGGCGGCAGGCTGCGGCAGGCCTTGGGCACGCCATGGCGCAAGCTGGCGCTGCTGGCCGCCGTGGCGGGCATCCTTGTGCTGCCGGTGCGGCTGAGCGTGCTGGCCCCCGCCGAAGTCGTCGCCCTGCACGCCATGGCGGTGTCGTCCCCGCTGGACGGCGTGGTGAAGGAATTCCAGGTTCAGCCCAATCAAGCCGTCAAGCAGGGGCAGATCCTGTTCACCCTTGACGACACCACCCTGCGCAACCGCCGCGACGTCGCGCAGCAGGCGCTGGCCGTGGCGCGCGCCGATGCGCTGCGGGCCACGCAGAAAGCCTTCGACAACCCGCAGAGCAAGGGCGAACTCGCGGCGCTGAACGGCCAGGTCCGGGAGAAAGCCGCCGAGCTGGCGTGGCTGGACGAGATGCTGGCGCGCGTAGCGGTGCGTGCGCCGCGCGACGGCATCGTGGTGTTCGGCGATCCCAACGACTGGATCGGAAAACCGGTGGCCACCGGCGAACGCATCGCGCTGCTGGCTGACCAGGACGATGCCGGCGTGCTGGTCTGGCTGCCGGCGGCCGACGCCATCAATCTGGAACCGGGGGCCGGCATGCGGGTCTTCCTGCACGTCGCGCCGCTGCAGCCGCTGGACGCGGCGCTGACCGAGACCAGCTACCAGGCGACCCTGTCGCCGGACAACGTCGCGGCGTATCGCATCAAGGGGCGCATCACCGCCGATAGCGGACAGGCGGCCCGCATCGGCCTGAAAGGCACCGCGAAGGTGTACGGACGGCGCGTGCCGCTGGCCTACTACCTGTTCCGCCGGCCCCTGGCCGCCCTGCGCGAATGGAGCGGGCTGTGACGGCGGCATCGCTGCCGGAAGCAGGCGGATCGGGCGCCATTGCAAGCCTGGCGCACGCGCAGGATGCGTCCGCCGCAGCCGACAAGCCCGGGCCCGCCCTTCCAGCCGTCCTGCCCGCCCTGCGTGAAGACCTGCGCCTGCTGCCCGCCGCGGCCAACCGCGACGGCTCGCCGGCGTGGATGATCCAGGACCCCGTCGGCAACCGCTTCTTCCGCATCGGCTGGCTGGAGTTCGCGCTGCTCTCGCGCTGGCACAGCGGCACGCCGCAAGCCCTGCTGCAGGCCGTGCGCCAGGAAACGCCGCTGGCCCCCAGCGATGGCGAACTGCTTTACCTGCTGGACTTCCTGGCGCAGCAGCAGTTGCTGCGCGCGAGCGACGAAGCGGCATCCGCGCGGCTCGCAACGCTGCGCCGCGCCCGCAAGGCCACCGGCTGGAAGTGGCTGCTGCACAACTATCTGTTCATCCGCATCCCCCTCTGGCGGCCGGGACGCTTCCTGCGCGCCACCATGCCGTTCGTCGCGCCGATGTTTACGCGCGCCTTCGTGATGCTGGTCGGCGCGCTGACGGTGGCCGGACTGGTGCTGGCCTCGCGCCAATGGGACACCTTCGTGGCGACCTTCCAGGACAAACTGTCCTTCGCGGGATTGGCGGGGTATCTGATCGCCCTGGCCGTCACCAAGAGCCTGCACGAACTCGGACACGCCTATACCGCCACGCGTTACGGCGTGCGGGTCGCGCATATGGGCGTGGCCCTGCTCGTCATGTGGCCGGTGCTGTACACGGATACCAGCGAGTCGTGGAAACTCACCGACCGCCGCCAGCGCTTTCATATCGCCGGCGCCGGCATCCTGGTCGAAACCATGATCGCCGGCCTGGCGACGCTGGCCTGGAGCCTGACGGAAAACCCGGCCGCGAAAAGCGCGTTCTATTTCCTGGCGACCACCAGCTGGGCCATTTCGCTCACGCTCAATGCCAGCCCCTTCATGCGTTTCGACGGCTACTACCTGCTTTCGGATGCGCTGGACCTGCCGAATCTGCACGAGAGGGCCGGCGCCCTGGCGCGCGCGCAGTTGCGCCGCTCCCTGCTGGGCTGGCGCGACCCCGATCCGGAACCGTTCGAACGGCCGTTGCGCAATTTCCTGGTGGCGTTTTCCTGGCTGACCTGGGCGTACCGCTTCGTGGTCTTTTTGGGCATCGCCACAGCCGTCTACTACTTCTTCTTCAAGCTGCTCGGCATCGTGCTGTTCGCCGTGGAGATCGCCTGGTTCGTGGTCCTGCCGATCTGGCGCGAGCTGCGCGTGTGGGCGCAGCGCGGCGGCATCCGGCCGTGGCGGGCCGCGGCGTGGCTGGGCCTTTTGCTGGCAGGCGGCGCATTGTGCCTGCTGATGTCCGGCAACACGGTGCGGGCGCCGGCCTGGGCGCACAGCGCGGTCCAGCACACCTTGTACAGCCCGCTGCCCGCGCAGGTGCTGCAGGCGCCGGCGCAACCGGGCCCCGTCCGGGCCGGCGACGTGCTCTACGTGCTTGACGCGCCCGAAATCCGCAACAAGGCGGCACGCGCGGATGCGGCCATCGACGCGCTGAACGCACAACTGGCGGGGCTGCAGGGCGAAAAGGACGGCGAAGAAAAGCGCGGCGTGCTGGTGCGCCAGCTGGCGCGCGAAATGGCGGAAGCGGCGTCGCAGCGCGCCGAGATCCGCCGCCTGACGCTGCGCGCGCCGGCCGACGGCGTGCTGGTCGACCTGGACCGGGACGTGCGCCCCGGGGTATGGATCAGTCCCAGGCAGCCGCTGGCGATGGCCGTCGACCCGGGCGCCTGGGTCGTGGACGCCTTCATCGAACAGCACGATCTGAACGCCGTGCAGGTGGGCGACCCGGTCAGCTTCCATGCCGCGCGCGATGCATCGGCGCCCGCTCGCGGCCGGGTGGTTGCCATCGACACGGCTCGCACGCTCTACCTGCCCAATCCCATGCTTGGGACCGAGCACGGGGGGCCCATCGCCAGCCGTACCGTACGCAACGGGCAGATCATGCCGCGCGACGCGCTCTACCGCGTTCAGATCGCACTGGACCAGCCGCCGGCCATTCCGATGACGCGCGTCGGTGAAGCCGTCATCGACGTGCAGCGCGCGCGCTGGATGCCGCAATGGGTCAACGACCTGATGGTGGTGGTCATCCGCGAGGCCGGATTCTGATTTTGAGAGGATGCAGCGGGCGGCACGGATGCCCGGGCCGACCGGCGGCATGCAGCTTGCAATCCCCGATCCGACGGCGGCGGCCGCTGCCGTCCCTTTTTCATGAGAACCGCCATGCACAGACTTCGCTTCCTCAGTCCTTTCGCCGGCGCCATCGCCCTGACCTGTTTCCTTTCCACGGCGCAGGCCGCGCCGGATGTCGCCAAGGCCAAGCAACTTGCGACACAGCATGCCTGTCTGGGCTGCCATGCCGCCGCGAGCAAGCTCGTCGGGCCGTCATATCAGGACGTGGCAGCCAAGTACAAGGACGATCCCAACGCACGCGCGCACCTCACGCAGAAGATCAAGGCGGGCGGTTCGGGAGTCTGGGGCCCCGTGCCCATGCCGCCCAACCCCGGACTCAGCGATGCCGACGTGCAGGTGCTGGTGGATTGGGTGCTGGCGGGCGCGCCGGATCAGTAAGGCGGCGGCGCACGGCATGCGCGCCGAACAGCGCCAGGCCGAAGACGCCATACATGGCCGCCAGCGCGCCGGCGCTCAGGTGCTTTTCGAAGCCCGGCGTGAACCGCTGCGGCGTCAGCTTCAGGTCCACCGCGGCCGCTACCCCGGCGACGGTCAGCGCCAGTGCGGCCGCCCGTGGCGCGCGGTGCGCACGGTCGAACATAAGACGCTCGTAGCAGGCGGCCCACAGCATCGAGGAGCCGTGATGAATCAGATAGCCGGACACGGTATGGCGCAGCGTGAAGCCGCGCTGGCGCAGGGCTTCTTCCCGCCATAGCCAGTGACTGGGCGCGTTCACCGGCTGCGCGGGCGCGCCGCGTTCGCGGCGCCCGCACCACGCCAGAACGGCCGCCGACGCCAGGCTGGCGACGCTGCCGGACCAGAGGGTGGCAAGGCCCAGGCGCCCTGCCCTCACGCGCCGCCCACCGCCTTGATGATTTTGCCCGTCCCGCCGCATTGATCGCATGGGACATCGTCCTTGCGCCCGGTGCCGCCGCATTCCGGGCACGGCGCTTCGCCGGTCCCCGGCGTGCCGGGCGGCGCTTCGTCGCCGGGGTTCATGTTCGGATCGGTCGTATCAGCCATGATGGTCATCCCTTCGATTGCGTCATCCATGGCGCTGCGCGTCATGACCGGCATGCCGTCGATACGATCGGCGTCGGCGACGTGCCGGACGAGCCCGGCTGGCTCAGGCCCATGCAGCGTCAAATCCAGCAGACCGCGGCTCACCGCCTTCACCTGCCGGTGCTGCTGCCTGACGGCCCGCTGCCGGATCCGCCGCCACCGCCGCCGGGCCCTTGAGCGCCGCCGGTGACCGGGCCGCCCTGTTCCGTGCCCGTGCCGGAAGGCGCCGACTGTCCGGCCTGCCTGCCCGAAGGCGTCATCGCGCCTTGGGCGGCCTGCCGCCGGATCTGCATGGTGTCGTCCTGCAGATTCGCCGGCGGCGGCAACTGCGCCAGATACGCCGACAACGCGTCGATATCGCTATCGCTCAGTTTCTTGGCGATGGTCGGCATGAGCCCCGACTCGTCCGTCTTGCGCGCGTCCGTCTTGAATTCCCGCAAGGTGGCAGCCAGGTAGCCGGCATGCTGTCCCGACAGATAGGGGTAAGCCGGCGGCTCGCCCGCCCCGCCGGGGCCGTGGCAGTTGACGCAACCCTGCACCTGCAGTTTTTCATCGCCCCAGCGCACCAGCATCTCGGCCCGGCGCCTGGCGTCGGCCGACAGCGGCTGGCCGCCGGGCCCGGCCGCCGAAGGCCCTTGCGCGGACGGCCCCGACGGCGAGGCCTGCGTAGACGGCGTGGCGGGAGCCTGCAGGCTGGCGTAATAGGCGGAAACGGCCTGCCGCTCGTTCTCCGACAAGCCCTTGGCGATGGGCGCCATGATGGGATTCTGCCTGCGCCCGTCGGCATAGCCGGCCAGTTGCTCGGCCATATATGAAGCCGACTGTCCGGCCAGCCGCGGGAATCCCCCCGCGGCATTGCCTTCTCCCTGGGCGCCGTGACAGGTGACGCAGGCGGTCACGCCCTTGGTGGGATTGCCGCCGGTAGCCAGCTGCTTGCCGGCATTGACGTCGGGCGGCGGAGCGGCGGGAGCGGCCGCCGGGGCCGTTTTCCCCGCACCGGCCTGCGTGGCGGCGCCCTTGGTCTGTCCCTGCGATGATTGACCCTGCGCCAGGGCCATCGGCGCCAGCAGGCAGCCCACGACGATCGGCAAGGCGTTCGAGATTGCTGTGCGCGCGTTCATACGATCACCTTCATGCTTTCATCAGTGGGCCCGGGGACTTCACGAACTTCG
The sequence above is a segment of the Bordetella genomosp. 9 genome. Coding sequences within it:
- a CDS encoding c-type cytochrome, whose protein sequence is MHRLRFLSPFAGAIALTCFLSTAQAAPDVAKAKQLATQHACLGCHAAASKLVGPSYQDVAAKYKDDPNARAHLTQKIKAGGSGVWGPVPMPPNPGLSDADVQVLVDWVLAGAPDQ
- a CDS encoding efflux RND transporter periplasmic adaptor subunit, with amino-acid sequence MDTPVNPIAVLLHLEQRAQQMRTLPELGFVIVNETWQLLPYRQAALFMAEHGDRARLAQLSSLATLGEDSPYTVWLKRVGAHCWKTLRAAEPAAPSLRKLDPAGLPGGLADDWAEWMPPHVFLLSLVDPAGQRRGFLLIGADEAPTESQQALLTRAAATYAYCIGALARQRPALGGRLRQALGTPWRKLALLAAVAGILVLPVRLSVLAPAEVVALHAMAVSSPLDGVVKEFQVQPNQAVKQGQILFTLDDTTLRNRRDVAQQALAVARADALRATQKAFDNPQSKGELAALNGQVREKAAELAWLDEMLARVAVRAPRDGIVVFGDPNDWIGKPVATGERIALLADQDDAGVLVWLPAADAINLEPGAGMRVFLHVAPLQPLDAALTETSYQATLSPDNVAAYRIKGRITADSGQAARIGLKGTAKVYGRRVPLAYYLFRRPLAALREWSGL
- a CDS encoding c-type cytochrome, producing the protein MNARTAISNALPIVVGCLLAPMALAQGQSSQGQTKGAATQAGAGKTAPAAAPAAPPPDVNAGKQLATGGNPTKGVTACVTCHGAQGEGNAAGGFPRLAGQSASYMAEQLAGYADGRRQNPIMAPIAKGLSENERQAVSAYYASLQAPATPSTQASPSGPSAQGPSAAGPGGQPLSADARRRAEMLVRWGDEKLQVQGCVNCHGPGGAGEPPAYPYLSGQHAGYLAATLREFKTDARKTDESGLMPTIAKKLSDSDIDALSAYLAQLPPPANLQDDTMQIRRQAAQGAMTPSGRQAGQSAPSGTGTEQGGPVTGGAQGPGGGGGGSGSGPSGSSTGR
- a CDS encoding HlyD family efflux transporter periplasmic adaptor subunit, with the translated sequence MTAASLPEAGGSGAIASLAHAQDASAAADKPGPALPAVLPALREDLRLLPAAANRDGSPAWMIQDPVGNRFFRIGWLEFALLSRWHSGTPQALLQAVRQETPLAPSDGELLYLLDFLAQQQLLRASDEAASARLATLRRARKATGWKWLLHNYLFIRIPLWRPGRFLRATMPFVAPMFTRAFVMLVGALTVAGLVLASRQWDTFVATFQDKLSFAGLAGYLIALAVTKSLHELGHAYTATRYGVRVAHMGVALLVMWPVLYTDTSESWKLTDRRQRFHIAGAGILVETMIAGLATLAWSLTENPAAKSAFYFLATTSWAISLTLNASPFMRFDGYYLLSDALDLPNLHERAGALARAQLRRSLLGWRDPDPEPFERPLRNFLVAFSWLTWAYRFVVFLGIATAVYYFFFKLLGIVLFAVEIAWFVVLPIWRELRVWAQRGGIRPWRAAAWLGLLLAGGALCLLMSGNTVRAPAWAHSAVQHTLYSPLPAQVLQAPAQPGPVRAGDVLYVLDAPEIRNKAARADAAIDALNAQLAGLQGEKDGEEKRGVLVRQLAREMAEAASQRAEIRRLTLRAPADGVLVDLDRDVRPGVWISPRQPLAMAVDPGAWVVDAFIEQHDLNAVQVGDPVSFHAARDASAPARGRVVAIDTARTLYLPNPMLGTEHGGPIASRTVRNGQIMPRDALYRVQIALDQPPAIPMTRVGEAVIDVQRARWMPQWVNDLMVVVIREAGF
- a CDS encoding efflux RND transporter periplasmic adaptor subunit, with product MSRRFRIAVLMCLAAPACLAAGADVAAPAAPPGDAPAGPAGAVRVLVAPEKEATLFSQAVGRIRDVDASLGSRFKAGATLVSFDCDEQAARMKMAQAELSAARETHSAKLRLQGLQSAGELEVSLAAAAAQKAEAQVNLYRAQQAYCTVKAPFDGRVVKLHVKAYEGVNQNAPLLDIVSDGPLKLRLNAPSSWLRWLKTGSPFRVHIDETGKDYAARVTAVNGRVDAVSQSVELEGVLTESAPDLLPGMSGIAHFTAGS